From Bombus huntii isolate Logan2020A chromosome 4, iyBomHunt1.1, whole genome shotgun sequence, one genomic window encodes:
- the LOC126864530 gene encoding probable serine hydrolase isoform X4, with the protein MLQLTGITGVEDIQIPVPWGIISGKWWGPKGIQPIVALHGRQDNAGSFDTLIPLLSDEISVLCLDMPGHGLSSHYPKCQYYYVYWDGIILLRRIVKYFKWTKVKLLGHSLGGAISFLYAASFPDEVEFMISLDIASPSVKDITKSPDIISDNIDKFLKYESLQSGGIPSYDYNEVLEIVEDAYKGSITKEGAIILMKRGLRPAGEPERYYFSRDPRLKVSALGMISLDLVLAYASRIKCAYLNIRAVPGMKFDNPESYEKVLDKIKLGAKRFEYHKVEGTHHVHLNNPERIAPIINNFIST; encoded by the exons ATGCTGCAACTAACTGGAATAACAG GCGTTGAAGATATTCAGATACCTGTACCATGGGGCATCATAAGCG GCAAATGGTGGGGTCCCAAAGGGATCCAACCAATAGTGGCATTACATGGACGACAAGACAATGCTGGCAGTTTTGACACTTTGATTCCCCTATTATCTGATGAGATTTCAGTACTCTGTTTGGATATGCCTGGTCATGGTTTATCTTCCCATTATCCAAAGTGTCAGTACTATTATGTTTATTGGGATGGTATTATTCTACTACGTAGAattgtgaaatatttcaagtgGACAAAG GTGAAATTACTTGGACATTCCTTAGGAGGagcaatatcatttttatatgcTGCATCTTTTCCTGATGAAGTAGAATTCATGATAAGTTTAGATATTGCAAGTCCCAGTGTAAAAGATATAACAAAAAGTCCTGATATAATTAGTGATAATATtgacaaatttctaaaatacgAATCACTACAATCTGGTGGTATTCCATCCTACGATTATAATGAAGTGCTTGAAATTGTTGAAGATGCTTATAAAGGTTCCATAACTAAAGAAGGcgcaataatattaatgaaacGTGGTTTACGACCTGCCGGTGAACCTGAGCgatattatttttcacgtGATCCGCGATTGAAG gTTTCTGCATTGGGTATGATATCTTTGGATCTAGTACTTGCATATGCATCTCGAATAAAGTGCGCTTATCTTAATATTCGTGCTGTACCCGGAATGAAATTTGATAATCCAGAATCTTATGAAAAAGTattagataaaataaaactagGTGCTAAAAGATTTGAATACCACAAAGTAGAAGGAACTCATCatgtacatttaaataatcctGAAAGAATTGCACctataattaacaatttcataAGTACTtaa
- the LOC126864529 gene encoding AH receptor-interacting protein has product MESKKYIIKTVIHAGTKTINFVPGTKVLFHFKTTKCDPGKTLIDDSKAMGNPMELVLGKQFKLEVWENIIQKMALNEVACFRIDKSLVAAYPFVSKTLREVAKPQSQKRSYHCCGIALQNDGIGYNDLNELIKCPQDLEFTIELVKVILPDEYEKETWQMTEDEKLKSIPNIKEKGNALYKEKNYDLACEMYAKGIGILEQVMLGEKPNEEEWLALNRLKTPLLLNYAQCKLIQKEYYAVIEHCTTVLKHDPDNVKALYKRGKAYIGAWDKENAIKDLTKAVELDPTLQNTVEKELQAFSAAIKENDQIEKKKLLKLFR; this is encoded by the exons ATGGAAAGCaagaaatacataataaaaactGTAATTCATGCAGGAAccaaaactattaattttgtacCTGGAACTAAA gTACTCTTTCACTTTAAAACAACAAAATGTGATCCAGGAAAAACATTAATAGACGATAGCAAAGCAATGGGAAATCCGATGGAACTTGTCTTAGGAAAACAATTCAAACTTGAAGTATGGGAGAATATTATACAGAAAATGGCACTGAATGAAGTGGCTTGCTTTAGAATCGACAAAAGT TTAGTTGCAGCATATCCTTTTGTGTCTAAAACTTTGAGGGAAGTCGCAAAACCACAGTCACAGAAGCGTAGCTATCATTGCTGCGGTATTGCTCTACAAAATGATGGAATTGGATACAACGATTTGAATGAACTCATTAAGTGTCCTCAAGATTTAGAATTTACAATTG AACTTGTTAAGGTAATCTTACCTGATGAATATGAAAAAGAGACATGGCAAATGACTGAAGAtgagaaattgaaaagtattCCAAAcataaaagagaaaggaaatgcattatacaaagaaaaaaattatgatCTTGCATGTGAGATGTATGCTAAAGGCATTGGAATATTGGAACAAGTTATGCTTGG TGAAAAACCAAATGAAGAAGAATGGTTAGCTTTAAATCGTTTGAAAACTCCATTGCTTCTAAATTATGCACAATGCAAATTAATTCAAAAGGAATATTATGCAGTTATCGAACATTGCACAACAGTACTTAAACATGATCCAG ATAATGTAAAAGCATTATATAAGAGAGGTAAAGCATATATAGGTGCATGGGATAAAGAAAACGCTATCAAAGATTTAACAAAAGCTGTTGAATTGGATCCTACATTACAAAATACAGTTGAAAAGGAGTTACAAGCATTTTCTGCAGCTATTAAAGAAAACGATcaaatagaaaagaagaaattattaaaactatttcgttaa
- the LOC126864530 gene encoding probable serine hydrolase isoform X1, producing the protein MSTIDKVLTKSTPTKNINGHNTHSVEDIQIPVPWGIISGKWWGPIDQQPIVALHGWQDNAGTFDKLIPLLPSNVAILAIDLPGHGLSSHLPIGQFYYIFWDGLINLRRVVKHYKWNKVKLLGHSLGGAISFLYAASFPDEVEFMISLDIASPSVKDITKSPDIISDNIDKFLKYESLQSGGIPSYDYNEVLEIVEDAYKGSITKEGAIILMKRGLRPAGEPERYYFSRDPRLKVSALGMISLDLVLAYASRIKCAYLNIRAVPGMKFDNPESYEKVLDKIKLGAKRFEYHKVEGTHHVHLNNPERIAPIINNFIST; encoded by the exons ATGAGTACAATTGACAAAGTCTTGACAAAATCTACTCctactaaaaatataaatggaCACAATACCCATA GCGTTGAAGATATTCAGATACCTGTACCATGGGGCATCATAAGCG GAAAATGGTGGGGACCAATTGATCAACAACCGATTGTGGCATTGCATGGATGGCAAGATAATGCTGGAacatttgataaattaattccATTACTACCATCAAATGTAGCCATTCTAGCTATAGATTTACCAGGCCATGGTTTATCTTCCCATCTTCCTATTggacaattttattatatattttggGATGGGcttattaatctacgtagagTTGTTAAACATTATAAGTGGAACAAG GTGAAATTACTTGGACATTCCTTAGGAGGagcaatatcatttttatatgcTGCATCTTTTCCTGATGAAGTAGAATTCATGATAAGTTTAGATATTGCAAGTCCCAGTGTAAAAGATATAACAAAAAGTCCTGATATAATTAGTGATAATATtgacaaatttctaaaatacgAATCACTACAATCTGGTGGTATTCCATCCTACGATTATAATGAAGTGCTTGAAATTGTTGAAGATGCTTATAAAGGTTCCATAACTAAAGAAGGcgcaataatattaatgaaacGTGGTTTACGACCTGCCGGTGAACCTGAGCgatattatttttcacgtGATCCGCGATTGAAG gTTTCTGCATTGGGTATGATATCTTTGGATCTAGTACTTGCATATGCATCTCGAATAAAGTGCGCTTATCTTAATATTCGTGCTGTACCCGGAATGAAATTTGATAATCCAGAATCTTATGAAAAAGTattagataaaataaaactagGTGCTAAAAGATTTGAATACCACAAAGTAGAAGGAACTCATCatgtacatttaaataatcctGAAAGAATTGCACctataattaacaatttcataAGTACTtaa
- the LOC126864530 gene encoding probable serine hydrolase isoform X2 — translation MSTIDKVLTKSTPTKNINGHNTHSVEDIQIPVPWGIISGKWWGPKGIQPIVALHGRQDNAGSFDTLIPLLSDEISVLCLDMPGHGLSSHYPKCQYYYVYWDGIILLRRIVKYFKWTKVKLLGHSLGGAISFLYAASFPDEVEFMISLDIASPSVKDITKSPDIISDNIDKFLKYESLQSGGIPSYDYNEVLEIVEDAYKGSITKEGAIILMKRGLRPAGEPERYYFSRDPRLKVSALGMISLDLVLAYASRIKCAYLNIRAVPGMKFDNPESYEKVLDKIKLGAKRFEYHKVEGTHHVHLNNPERIAPIINNFIST, via the exons ATGAGTACAATTGACAAAGTCTTGACAAAATCTACTCctactaaaaatataaatggaCACAATACCCATA GCGTTGAAGATATTCAGATACCTGTACCATGGGGCATCATAAGCG GCAAATGGTGGGGTCCCAAAGGGATCCAACCAATAGTGGCATTACATGGACGACAAGACAATGCTGGCAGTTTTGACACTTTGATTCCCCTATTATCTGATGAGATTTCAGTACTCTGTTTGGATATGCCTGGTCATGGTTTATCTTCCCATTATCCAAAGTGTCAGTACTATTATGTTTATTGGGATGGTATTATTCTACTACGTAGAattgtgaaatatttcaagtgGACAAAG GTGAAATTACTTGGACATTCCTTAGGAGGagcaatatcatttttatatgcTGCATCTTTTCCTGATGAAGTAGAATTCATGATAAGTTTAGATATTGCAAGTCCCAGTGTAAAAGATATAACAAAAAGTCCTGATATAATTAGTGATAATATtgacaaatttctaaaatacgAATCACTACAATCTGGTGGTATTCCATCCTACGATTATAATGAAGTGCTTGAAATTGTTGAAGATGCTTATAAAGGTTCCATAACTAAAGAAGGcgcaataatattaatgaaacGTGGTTTACGACCTGCCGGTGAACCTGAGCgatattatttttcacgtGATCCGCGATTGAAG gTTTCTGCATTGGGTATGATATCTTTGGATCTAGTACTTGCATATGCATCTCGAATAAAGTGCGCTTATCTTAATATTCGTGCTGTACCCGGAATGAAATTTGATAATCCAGAATCTTATGAAAAAGTattagataaaataaaactagGTGCTAAAAGATTTGAATACCACAAAGTAGAAGGAACTCATCatgtacatttaaataatcctGAAAGAATTGCACctataattaacaatttcataAGTACTtaa
- the LOC126864530 gene encoding probable serine hydrolase isoform X3 codes for MLQLTGITGVEDIQIPVPWGIISGKWWGPIDQQPIVALHGWQDNAGTFDKLIPLLPSNVAILAIDLPGHGLSSHLPIGQFYYIFWDGLINLRRVVKHYKWNKVKLLGHSLGGAISFLYAASFPDEVEFMISLDIASPSVKDITKSPDIISDNIDKFLKYESLQSGGIPSYDYNEVLEIVEDAYKGSITKEGAIILMKRGLRPAGEPERYYFSRDPRLKVSALGMISLDLVLAYASRIKCAYLNIRAVPGMKFDNPESYEKVLDKIKLGAKRFEYHKVEGTHHVHLNNPERIAPIINNFIST; via the exons ATGCTGCAACTAACTGGAATAACAG GCGTTGAAGATATTCAGATACCTGTACCATGGGGCATCATAAGCG GAAAATGGTGGGGACCAATTGATCAACAACCGATTGTGGCATTGCATGGATGGCAAGATAATGCTGGAacatttgataaattaattccATTACTACCATCAAATGTAGCCATTCTAGCTATAGATTTACCAGGCCATGGTTTATCTTCCCATCTTCCTATTggacaattttattatatattttggGATGGGcttattaatctacgtagagTTGTTAAACATTATAAGTGGAACAAG GTGAAATTACTTGGACATTCCTTAGGAGGagcaatatcatttttatatgcTGCATCTTTTCCTGATGAAGTAGAATTCATGATAAGTTTAGATATTGCAAGTCCCAGTGTAAAAGATATAACAAAAAGTCCTGATATAATTAGTGATAATATtgacaaatttctaaaatacgAATCACTACAATCTGGTGGTATTCCATCCTACGATTATAATGAAGTGCTTGAAATTGTTGAAGATGCTTATAAAGGTTCCATAACTAAAGAAGGcgcaataatattaatgaaacGTGGTTTACGACCTGCCGGTGAACCTGAGCgatattatttttcacgtGATCCGCGATTGAAG gTTTCTGCATTGGGTATGATATCTTTGGATCTAGTACTTGCATATGCATCTCGAATAAAGTGCGCTTATCTTAATATTCGTGCTGTACCCGGAATGAAATTTGATAATCCAGAATCTTATGAAAAAGTattagataaaataaaactagGTGCTAAAAGATTTGAATACCACAAAGTAGAAGGAACTCATCatgtacatttaaataatcctGAAAGAATTGCACctataattaacaatttcataAGTACTtaa
- the LOC126864527 gene encoding protein pelota, translating into MKLVFKNVDKDGEGSVSLVPENTEDMWHAYNLIAEGDFVSCSTIRKVQMESATGSSNNYRVRTTLTICVEGIDFDTQACVLRLKGRNVEENKYVKMGAYHTLDVEQNRKFTITKVKWDSISLERVDTACDPTQNADVAAVVMQEGIAHICLITSNMTIVRVKIDQVIPRKRKGNVSQHEKGLTRFYDNIMQGILRHINFDIVKCIILASPGFVKDQFMDYMIQQAIKSDNKIVLENKSKFLLVHSSSGFKHSLKEILAEPTVMSRISDTKASSEVKTLETFYTILQIDPSRAFYGKKHIEKANESQAIETLLISDKLFRCQDVNIRKEYVELVESVRDSGGDVKIFSSLHVSGEQLDQLTGIAAILRFPMPELEDESDGESDSDEDN; encoded by the exons ATGAAGCTTGTGTTTAAGAATGTTGATAAAGATGGGGAGGG gAGTGTGTCCCTTGTCCCAGAAAATACAGAAGATATGTGGCATGCGTATAATCTTATCGCTGAAGGAGATTTTGTTAGTTGTTCCACTATTAG aaAGGTGCAAATGGAATCTGCAACTGGTAGTTCTAATAATTATAGAGTCAGAACTACTTTGACTATATGTGTTGAAGGTATTGACTTTGATACACAGGCATGTGTTTTAAGACTGAAAGGTAGAAAtgtagaagaaaataaatatgttaaG atGGGAGCATATCATACGCTGGATGTAgaacaaaatagaaaatttacaattacCAAAGTTAAATGGGATTCTATTTCTTTGGAAAGAGTTGATACTGCATGTGATCCTACACAA aatgCAGATGTTGCTGCCGTGGTAATGCAAGAAGGTATAGCACATATTTGCTTAATAACTTCCAATATGACAATTGTTCGTGTAAAAATAGATCAAGTTATCcctagaaaaagaaaaggaaatgtTTCACAGCATGAAAag ggTTTAACAAGATTTTATGATAACATAATGCAAGGAATTTTGAGACACATCAATTTTGATATTGTGAAATGTATTATTCTTGCAAGTCCTGGCTTTGTCAAAGATCAATTTATGGATTACATGATACAACAGGCCATTAAATCGgataataaaatagtattagaaaataaaagcaaatTCTTACTTGTGCATTCTAGTTCTGGTTTCAAACATTCACTGAAAG aaATATTAGCTGAGCCTACAGTAATGTCACGAATCTCGGATACGAAAGCATCAAGTGAAGTGAAAACACTAGAGacattttatacaatattacaaattgaTCCTTCTAGAGCTTTTTATGGGAAGAAGCACATTGAAAAAGCTAATGAATCTCAAGCTATTGAAACATTACTTATTTCAGATAAACTATTTAG ATGTCAAGATGTTAATATAAGAAAAGAATATGTCGAATTGGTTGAAAGTGTGAGAGATTCTGGTGGggatgtaaaaatattttcgagtTTGCATGTATCCGGTGAAC AATTGGATCAACTTACTGGAATAGCAGCTATACTACGTTTTCCTATGCCAGAATTAGAGGACGAAAGCGATGGTGAAAGCGATTCAGACGAAGATAATTAA
- the LOC126864523 gene encoding pescadillo homolog: protein MVVIGKKKYQAGEGAQFMSRKAALKKLQLTLIDFRRLCILKGIYPREPRNRKRAQKGQPGIKTLYHKKDIQFLMHEPIIWKLRELKVFNKKVGRARALKEFSDMKRYLSNHPTLKLDHIVKERYPTFIDALRDLDDCLTLCFLFSTFPSLKHIPRDQSLLCRRLTIEFLHAVIAAKALRKVFVSIKGYYYQAEIKGQVITWIVPHHFSFEPQAKNDVDFKMMSIFVEFYITMLGFVNFRLYHTLNLYYPPKLTTSDNSEKILVDEEAYVSERIAALSVPLVNLDPTLQNTEDEELEMDQFANENDATKLEEAMIEAEKIKKLKTIFKGLKVFLNREIPREPLVFILRCFGAEVSWDKLLFVGATFDENDETITHHIVDRPSMTKQYISRYYVQPQWVFDSVNARELLPVEKYLMGCILPPHLSPFSDSRHDQTYIPPEERALMDPEFKLNDDEDESEEETENEEEMEEDETEERDSEEDLKEEIESSKMSDGISEKELQRNRLKKKMKVKTGEVTKEDPWEKKRQERQEYRLRERMIKKKHRKLYRSMMDGRKERAKEIWLLRKKRRLHDTAEKQKRKEERKQKKAKIAE from the exons ATGGTCGTaataggaaagaaaaag TATCAGGCTGGGGAGGGAGCACAATTTATGTCAAGGAAAGCTGCCTTGAAAAAGTTACAGCTTACATTAATAGATTTCCGTAGACTATGTATATTAAAGGGCATATATCCAAGAGAACCACGTAATCGTAAAAGGGCGCAGAAGGGACAACCTGGTATTAAAACATTATATCACAAAAAAGACATTCAATTTTTGATGCATGAACCAATAATATGGAAATTAAGAGAATTAAAG GTATTTAATAAGAAAGTTGGAAGAGCAAGGgctttgaaagaattttcagaTATGAAAAGATATCTAAGTAATCATCCTACTTTGAAATTAGATCACATTGTTAAAGAGCGTTATCCTACATTTATTGATGCACTTAGAGATCTGGATGATTGTTTGACTTTATGTTTCTTGTTCAGTACATTTCCATCTCTTAAGCATATACCAAGAGACCAGTCTTTATTATGTAGAAGATTAACAATTGAATTTTTACATGCTGTAATTGCTGCTAAAGCTTTACGCAAAGTATTTGTATCCATTAAAGGATATTATTATCAAGCTGAAATTAAAGGACAAGTAATAACCTGGATTGTGCCTCATCATTTCAGTTTTGAGCCCCAAGCAAAAAATGATGTTGATTTTAAAATGATGTCTATATTTGTAGAATTCTACATTACGATGTTAGGCTTTGTGAACTTTAGGCTGTATCATACccttaatttatattatcctCCAAAACTCACTACTAGTG ATAATAGCGAAAAAATACTCGTGGATGAGGAAGCATATGTATCAGAAAGGATAGCTGCATTGAGTGTACCGTTAGTAAACCTTGATCCTACATTGCAAAATACAGAAGATGAAGAATTGGAGATGGATCAATTTGCAAAT GAAAATGATGCTACAAAACTGGAAGAAGCAATGATAGAAgcagaaaaaataaaaaagttaaagaCAATTTTTAAAGGTTTGAAAGTTTTCTTGAATAGAGAAATACCAAGAGAGCCTTTAGTTTTCATTTTACGTTGTTTCGGAGCCGAAGTATCTTGGGATAAATTACTCTTTGTTGGGGCGACATTTGATGAAAACGACGAAACAATAACGCATCATATAGTGGATAGACCTAGTATGACCAAGCAGTATATTTCTAG ATATTATGTACAACCACAATGGGTTTTTGATTCAGTGAATGCTAGAGAATTGTTACCTgtagagaaatatttaatgGGTTGTATACTTCCACCACATCTTTCGCCATTCTCGGACAGTCGCCATGATCAAACTTACATTCCACCAGAGGAACGTGCTCTTATGGACCCTGAATTTAAGCTTAACGATG ATGAAGATGAATCCGAAGAAGAGACAGAAAATGAAGAGGAAATGGAAGAAGATGAAACAGAGGAAAGAGATTCTGAAGAAGATTTGAAAGAGGAAATTGAATCGAGTAAAATGTCGGATGGAATAAGTGAGAAAGAACTACAACGAAATCGATTGAAAAAG AAAATGAAAGTCAAAACTGGAGAAGTGACGAAAGAGGATCCATGGGAGAAGAAACGGCAGGAAAGGCAAGAGTACCGATTACGAGAACGAATGATCAAAAAGAAACATCGCAAGTTGTATAGGAGCATGATGGATGGTCGTAAAGAGAGAGCCAAGGAAATATGGCTTCTTCGCAAGAAGAGGCGGCTGCATGATACCGCTGAGAAACAAAAGCGCAAGGAAGAACGTAAACAGAAAAAAGCTAAAATTGCTGaatga